The following are encoded together in the Glycine max cultivar Williams 82 chromosome 8, Glycine_max_v4.0, whole genome shotgun sequence genome:
- the LOC100776818 gene encoding probable LRR receptor-like serine/threonine-protein kinase MEE39: MKPVTISNKNATQGFVRFSIRATAESDAPPILNAFEVYKLVTDLNSPTDIKDVDAIVNIKRYYGISRIDWQGDPCVPEIFRWSGLDCSYGINPRIISLNLSSSKLGGQIAASVSDLSELQSLDVSDNSLNGFVPESLSQLEYLRILNIGGNKLSGSIPAKLIERSKNGSLILSVDGNQNLCTSTPCHKRNRVVIPLVATLAGAFILLAVSLFVFRRVQVVVSMKKLKFSNKMEYVDSKKQEFSYSEVQMITNNFERVVGKGGFGTVYYGCIGETRVAVKMLSHSTQGVRQFQTEANILTRVHHRCFTPLIGYCNEGTRTALIYEYMTNGDLAEKLSAASVSDLSELQSLDVSDNSLNGFVPESLSQLEYLRILNIGGNKLSGSIPAKLIERSKNGSLILSVDGNQNLCTSTPCHKRNRVVIPLVATLAGAFILLAVSLFVFRRVQVVVSMKKLKFSNKMEYVDSKKQEFSYSEVQMITNNFERVVGKGGFGTVYYGCIGETRVAVKMLSHSTQGVRQFQTEANILTRVHHRCFTPLIGYCNEGTRTALIYEYMTNGDLAEKLSGQSQTFLGWEQRFQIALDSAIGLEYLHYGCKPPIIHRDVKTRNILLDKNLRAKISDFGLSRIFSDDGDTHVSTAIAGTPGYLDPEYNITNRLNEKSDVYSFGIVLLEIITGRTVILKTQVRTHIIKWVSSMLADDGEIDGVVDTRLQGEYDSEAARKVIDVAMACVAPSSVNRPTMNQVVMELKQCFPMGKLGTTSTGSSEIFSAGEISGLSSLAR; the protein is encoded by the exons ATGAAGCCTGTCACTATTAGTAACAAAAATGCAACTCAAGGTTTCGTTCGCTTTTCAATTAGAGCAACTGCAGAATCGGATGCTCCCCCAATTCTCAATGCTTTTGAGGTTTATAAATTAGTAACAGATCTAAATTCACCAACAGATATTAAAGATG TTGATGCCATCGTGAACATCAAACGCTACTATGGGATATCCAGAATAGATTGGCAAGGGGACCCATGTGTTCCAGAAATATTCAGATGGAGTGGCCTGGACTGCAGCTACGGCATCAATCCTAGAATCATATCATT GAACCTTAGCTCAAGCAAACTAGGAGGGCAGATAGCCGCTTCAGTCTCAGATCTTTCAGAACTACAGTCCCT GGATGTCTCAGATAACAGTTTAAATGGTTTTGTGCCCGAGTCATTATCTCAACTTGAGTACCTGAGGATTTT AAATATAGGAGGGAATAAGCTATCGGGGTCAATTCCTGCAAAACTAATTGAGAGATCAAAGAATGGGTCACTAATATTAAG TGTTGATGGAAATCAAAATCTTTGCACCTCGACTCCATGCCACAAGAGAAACAGGGTTGTAATTCCGTTGGTAGCAACACTTGCGGGAGCCTTCATCCTTTTGGCAGtatcattatttgtttttagaaGAGTACAAG TTGTTGTGAGTATGAAGAAGTTGAAGTTTTCCAACAAAATGGAATATGTAGACTCGAAGAAACAAGAGTTCAGCTACTCAGAGGTTCAAATGATTACGAATAATTTTGAGAGGGTTGTGGGTAAAGGAGGATTTGGAACTGTCTACTATGGTTGCATAGGTGAAACACGAGTAGCCGTGAAGATGCTCTCTCATTCAACTCAAGGTGTTCGGCAATTTCAGAcagag GCAAATATTCTCACAAGAGTACACCATAGATGCTTTACTCCACTTATTGGATATTGCAATGAAGGCACCAGAACAGCACTCATCTATGAATACATGACCAACGGAGACCTAGCTGAGAAGCTATCag CCGCTTCAGTCTCAGATCTTTCAGAACTACAGTCCCT GGATGTCTCAGATAACAGTTTAAATGGTTTTGTGCCCGAGTCATTATCTCAACTTGAGTACCTGAGGATTTT AAATATAGGAGGGAATAAGCTATCGGGGTCAATTCCTGCAAAACTAATTGAGAGATCAAAGAATGGGTCACTAATATTAAG TGTTGATGGAAATCAAAATCTTTGCACCTCGACTCCATGCCACAAGAGAAACAGGGTTGTAATTCCGTTGGTAGCAACACTTGCGGGAGCCTTCATCCTTTTGGCAGtatcattatttgtttttagaaGAGTACAAG TTGTTGTGAGTATGAAGAAGTTGAAGTTTTCCAACAAAATGGAATATGTAGACTCGAAGAAACAAGAGTTCAGCTACTCAGAGGTTCAAATGATTACGAATAATTTTGAGAGGGTTGTGGGTAAAGGAGGATTTGGAACTGTCTACTATGGTTGCATAGGTGAAACACGAGTAGCCGTGAAGATGCTCTCTCATTCAACTCAAGGTGTTCGGCAATTTCAGAcagag GCAAATATTCTCACAAGAGTACACCATAGATGCTTTACTCCACTTATTGGATATTGCAATGAAGGCACCAGAACAGCACTCATCTATGAATACATGACCAACGGAGACCTAGCTGAGAAGCTATCag GTCAAAGTCAAACATTCTTAGGTTGGGAACAGAGATTTCAAATTGCTTTGGATTCTGCAATAG GCTTGGAGTACCTTCATTATGGTTGCAAGCCCCCAATTATTCACAGAGATGTTAAGACTAGAAATATTTTACTCGACAAGAATCTCCGCGCCAAAATATCTGATTTTGGATTGTCAAGAATCTTTTCAGATGATGGTGACACCCATGTATCAACAGCAATTGCAGGCACCCCAGGATACCTTGACCCAGA ATACAACATAACAAACAGGTTGAATGAAAAAAGTGACGTGTATAGTTTTGGGATTGTTCTTCTAGAGATAATCACGGGGAGGACAGTCATACTAAAAACCCAGGTGAGAACTCACATAATCAAATGGGTAAGTTCCATGCTGGCTGATGATGGTGAAATTGATGGTGTTGTGGATACAAGGTTACAAGGAGAATATGACAGTGAGGCTGCAAGGAAAGTAATAGATGTTGCAATGGCCTGTGTTGCTCCGAGTTCTGTTAATAGGCCAACAATGAATCAAGTGGTCATGGAATTAAAACAATGTTTCCCCATGGGGAAACTTGGGACTACGTCCACTGGATCCAGTGAAATTTTCTCTGCGGGTGAAATTAGTGGACTTAGTTCTCTAGCCAGGtaa
- the LOC113002392 gene encoding probable LRR receptor-like serine/threonine-protein kinase At4g29180 → MLKCREHELASIYAIIDLRKVCLVIVLYMHTDSMRSALVWIFTLNVCLQILFIPGGDSKPHPRFREKITEEYNPGFISIDCGASNDYLDEETSTFYKTDTDFIETGENLLTSSQFINTNIPDYGRQLRTLRSFPEGNRNCYTLKPEYKQGEQQSYMIRAMFGYGNYDGKNHAPTFDLYLGVNYWKNVNTANRSYIWTEIIHAPTTDTIQVCLVNIDTGTPFISSLELRPLSTSIYQIMSQSYLYL, encoded by the exons ATGCTAAAGTGCAGAGAGCATGAGCTAGCATCTATATATGCCATAATAGACTTAAGGAAAGTGTGTCTGGTCATTGTGTTGTACATGCATACAGATAGTATGAGGAGCGCACTGGTATGGATTTTTACCTTGAACGTTTgccttcaaattttatttattcctgGTGGTGACTCAAAGCCGCATCCACGTTTCAGAGAGAAAATCACTGAGGAGTACAATCCCG gatTTATAAGCATTGACTGTGGAGCAAGTAACGATTACTTGGACGAGGAAACAAGTACCTTTTATAAGACAGACACAGATTTCATAGAAACGGGAGAAAACTTGTTGACGTCTTCCCAATTTATTAACACAAATATCCCTGATTATGGAAGACAGCTACGCACATTGAGAAGCTTCCCTGAGGGAAATAGGAACTGTTATACTCTGAAGCCCGAGTATAAGCAAGGTGAGCAGCAAAGTTATATGATTCGGGCTATGTTCGGATATGGAAACTACGATGGAAAAAATCATGCCCCTACGTTCGATCTCTATCTCGGGGTCAACTACTGGAAAAATGTTAACACGGCAAACAGATCCTATATTTGGACCGAGATTATTCATGCTCCCACAACAGACACCATACAAGTGTGTCTGGTTAATATTGACACTGGTACACCTTTCATTTCGTCATTAGAGTTACGACCTTTAAGCACTTCCATTTACCAAATCATGTCACAATCATATCTATACCTCTGA